The Deinococcus aquiradiocola genome includes a window with the following:
- a CDS encoding beta strand repeat-containing protein, with the protein MTTHPRTAVRTLLLTLGLCAAGAALGVGTPANTNIQNTATLNYQDSLGGTRNKDSNTVTVRVRQVYALSVETSAAEGSVPPTRAFQSIAGNRRLISYTIQNAGNGSDTVDLSVVQSATDDYDAQTAIYLDANNDGVPDGAAISSVTLAAVQDGSTGDRTTVLLEVTAPVGTPDGQVSRFALKGVSRGDTSKLDDQNYASLTVSPTGQIALSETVSPAGGINPGGTLTYTVTGTVTGAAVGAVTGVVTVDGTARNGVLVRVPLPGVTFGGVSASSTTSGTTLPIYSTDNGGSWTATLPASGTVTDIALLVVGSGTFLPSGGSVSLTYTAVVPAGTAAGTVISSTATSVADGNGDTDGSDSGETVTATAVTSTVNALVSAVAGPFAFPAGGASGSYTFGGHTIDRSADTQAVSGAVTAGTNVSFKHTIQNTGNATENLTAVLSGVPAGWTCTLQNVSVTDTLTPFSNPVTLAAGATLDIAVVCSVPVTSGAATNTDLTLTVTPQGGTADTTVDRVAQVVPAGAAVLGNGDRNPATAPDTSPATQAANPGQNASFPLEVLNGGPVAETYTLTSSVPGAVFYADTNCDGTPDGAAITVSPSVPAGGTVCLIAVVPVAAGTAAGTSPITFTATSTAEASRTSTVTDSLRSNAVLTGSLTPDGALSTIAGGSVTYAHTLGNSGNAPVTANFAAYTSPAGLTYTYSTDNVTFTPTLSVNVAAGGTQAVYVRVTVPVSVTGSVSEATTVTAALSTALAPNPTLNVSATDTTTVQSVTSSVVKSAELCSDTVCTTSTPLADNDPVSPGDIVRYRVVATNTGTSTLYGSYLVDSVPADTELVSVGAAGSVLYSVDDGASWNVAAPTSLPLGRFWVGVNSDGNGSVNSLDALAPGGTFTLVLTVKVK; encoded by the coding sequence ATGACGACCCACCCCCGAACCGCCGTCCGTACCCTGCTCCTCACGCTCGGCCTGTGCGCCGCAGGAGCCGCCCTCGGCGTCGGCACGCCCGCCAACACCAACATCCAGAACACCGCCACCCTCAACTACCAGGACTCGCTGGGCGGCACCCGCAACAAGGACTCCAACACCGTGACCGTGCGCGTGCGGCAGGTGTACGCCCTGAGCGTCGAGACGAGCGCCGCCGAGGGCAGCGTCCCGCCCACCCGCGCCTTCCAGTCCATCGCGGGCAACCGCCGCCTGATCTCGTACACCATCCAGAACGCCGGGAACGGCAGCGACACCGTCGACCTGAGCGTCGTACAGTCCGCGACCGACGACTACGACGCGCAGACCGCCATCTACCTCGACGCCAACAACGACGGCGTGCCGGACGGCGCGGCCATCAGCAGCGTCACGCTGGCCGCCGTGCAGGACGGCAGCACCGGCGACCGCACCACCGTCCTGCTGGAAGTCACGGCGCCCGTGGGCACCCCGGACGGGCAGGTGTCGCGCTTCGCGCTGAAGGGCGTCTCCAGGGGCGACACGAGCAAACTCGACGATCAGAACTACGCGTCCCTGACCGTCAGCCCCACCGGGCAGATCGCGCTCAGCGAGACGGTCAGCCCGGCGGGCGGCATCAACCCCGGCGGCACCCTCACGTACACCGTGACGGGCACCGTGACCGGCGCGGCCGTGGGCGCCGTGACGGGCGTCGTGACGGTGGACGGCACGGCCCGCAACGGCGTGCTCGTGCGCGTCCCGCTGCCTGGCGTGACCTTCGGCGGCGTGAGCGCCAGCAGCACCACGTCCGGCACGACCCTGCCCATCTACTCCACCGACAACGGGGGCAGCTGGACAGCGACCCTCCCCGCGAGCGGCACCGTGACGGACATAGCCCTGCTGGTGGTGGGGAGCGGCACCTTCCTCCCGTCCGGCGGCAGCGTGTCCCTGACGTACACGGCAGTCGTCCCGGCAGGCACGGCAGCCGGGACCGTCATCAGCAGCACGGCCACCTCCGTCGCGGACGGCAACGGCGACACAGACGGCTCGGACAGCGGCGAAACCGTGACCGCCACGGCCGTCACGTCCACCGTGAACGCCCTCGTCAGCGCCGTGGCCGGACCCTTCGCCTTCCCGGCAGGCGGCGCGAGCGGCAGCTACACCTTCGGAGGACACACCATCGACCGGAGCGCCGACACGCAGGCCGTCTCGGGGGCCGTGACGGCCGGAACGAACGTCAGCTTCAAGCACACCATCCAGAACACCGGGAACGCCACCGAGAACCTGACGGCCGTGCTGAGCGGCGTCCCCGCCGGGTGGACCTGCACCCTGCAGAACGTGAGCGTCACCGACACCCTGACGCCCTTCAGCAACCCCGTGACGCTCGCGGCGGGCGCCACGCTCGACATTGCGGTGGTGTGCAGCGTGCCCGTCACGTCCGGCGCCGCCACGAACACCGACCTCACCCTGACCGTCACCCCGCAGGGCGGCACGGCCGACACGACGGTGGACCGCGTGGCGCAGGTCGTCCCGGCCGGCGCGGCCGTGCTCGGCAACGGCGACCGCAATCCCGCCACCGCGCCCGACACCTCCCCCGCCACGCAGGCCGCGAACCCCGGCCAGAACGCCAGCTTCCCGCTGGAGGTGCTGAACGGCGGGCCGGTCGCGGAAACGTACACCCTGACCTCCAGCGTGCCCGGCGCGGTCTTCTACGCCGACACCAACTGCGACGGCACCCCCGACGGGGCCGCCATCACGGTCAGCCCGTCCGTCCCGGCGGGCGGCACCGTCTGCCTGATCGCGGTCGTGCCGGTCGCGGCAGGCACGGCGGCAGGCACGTCGCCCATCACCTTCACCGCGACGAGCACCGCCGAGGCGAGCCGCACCAGCACCGTCACGGACTCGCTGCGCAGCAACGCCGTCCTGACCGGCAGCCTCACGCCGGACGGAGCGCTCAGCACCATCGCGGGCGGCAGCGTCACGTACGCGCACACGCTCGGCAACTCCGGCAACGCGCCCGTCACCGCGAACTTCGCGGCATACACTTCCCCGGCAGGCCTGACGTACACGTACTCCACCGACAACGTCACCTTCACGCCCACCCTGAGCGTGAACGTCGCGGCAGGCGGCACGCAGGCCGTCTACGTGCGCGTGACCGTGCCGGTCAGCGTGACCGGCAGCGTGTCGGAGGCGACCACCGTGACGGCCGCACTCAGCACCGCCCTCGCCCCGAACCCCACCCTGAACGTCTCCGCGACCGACACCACCACCGTGCAGAGCGTGACGAGCAGCGTCGTGAAGAGTGCCGAGCTGTGCAGCGACACCGTCTGCACCACCAGCACGCCCCTGGCGGACAACGATCCCGTCAGTCCCGGCGACATCGTCCGGTACCGCGTGGTCGCCACGAACACCGGCACCAGCACCCTGTACGGCAGCTACCTGGTGGACAGCGTGCCCGCCGACACCGAACTCGTGTCGGTCGGCGCGGCGGGCAGCGTGCTGTACTCGGTGGACGACGGCGCGAGCTGGAACGTGGCCGCGCCGACCTCCCTGCCGCTCGGCCGCTTCTGGGTGGGCGTGAACAGCGACGGCAACGGCAGCGTGAACAGCCTGGACGCGCTCGCGCCCGGCGGGACCTTCACGCTCGTCCTGACGGTCAAGGTCAAGTAA